One part of the Eucalyptus grandis isolate ANBG69807.140 chromosome 10, ASM1654582v1, whole genome shotgun sequence genome encodes these proteins:
- the LOC104423225 gene encoding cinnamoyl-CoA reductase 1-like produces the protein MPVDALPGSGQTVCVTGAGGFIASWIVKLLLERGYTVRGTVRNPDDPKNGHLRELEGASERLTLYKGDLMDYGSLEEAIKGCDGVVHTASPVTDDPEQMVEPAVIGTKNVIVAAAEAKVRRVVFTSSIGAVTMDPNRGPDVVVDESCWSDLEFCKSTKNWYCYGKAVAEKAACAEAKERGVDLVVINPVLVLGPLLQSTINASIIHILKYLTGSAKTYANSVQAYVHVKDVALAHVLVLETPSASGRYLCAESVLHRGDVVEILAKFFPEYNVPTKCSDEVNPRVKPYKFSNQKLKDLGLEFTPVKQCLYETVKSLQEKGHLPVPPPPEDSVRIQG, from the exons ATGCCCGTCGACGCCCTCCCCGGTTCCGGCCAGACCGTCTGCGTCACCGGCGCCGGCGGCTTCATCGCCTCCTGGATTGTCAAGCTTCTCCTCGAGCGAGGCTACACCGTGCGAGGAACCGTCAGGAACCCAG ACGACCCGAAGAATGGGCATCTGAGAGAGCTGGAAGGAGCCAGCGAGAGGCTGACGCTGTACAAGGGTGATCTGATGGACTACGGGAGCTTGGAAGAAGCCATCAAGGGGTGCGACGGCGTCGTCCACACCGCCTCTCCGGTCACCGACGATCCT GAGCAAATGGTGGAGCCAGCGGTGATCGGGACGAAAAATGTGATCGTCGCAGCGGCGGAGGCCAAGGTCCGGCGGGTTGTGTTCACCTCCTCCATCGGTGCAGTCACCATGGACCCCAACCGGGGTCCGGACGTTGTGGTGGACGAGTCTTGTTGGAGCGACCTCGAATTTTGCAAGAGCACTAAG AACTGGTATTGCTACGGCAAGGCAGTGGCGGAGAAGGCCGCTTGCGCAGAGGCGAAGGAGAGAGGGGTTGACCTCGTGGTGATTAACCCTGTGCTCGTGCTTGGACCACTCCTTCAGTCGACGATCAATGCGAGCATCATCCACATCCTCAAGTACTTGACTGGCTCGGCCAAGACCTACGCCAACTCGGTCCAGGCATACGTGCACGTCAAGGACGTCGCGCTTGCCCACGTCCTTGTCTTGGAGACCCCATCCGCCTCAGGCCGCTATTTGTGCGCCGAGAGCGTCCTCCACCGTGGCGATGTGGTGGAAATCCTTGCCAAGTTCTTCCCTGAGTATAACGTACCGACCAA GTGCTCTGATGAGGTGAACCCAAGAGTAAAACCATACAAGTTCTCCAACCAGAAGCTGAAAGACTTGGGGCTCGAGTTCACCCCGGTGAAGCAGTGCCTGTACGAAACTGTCAAGAGCTTGCAGGAGAAAGGCCACCTACCCGTCCCTCCCCCGCCGGAAGATTCGGTGCGTATTCAGGGATGA
- the LOC104423226 gene encoding metal transporter Nramp6: MASASGQPQFIASTGNRSFSNAPLIPNTEDQIVVPDRKSWKNLFAYMGPGFLVSIAYIDPGNFETDLQAGAQYKYELLWIILVASCAALIIQSLAAKLGVVTGKHLAEHFRMEYPKVPNFILWVLAEISIVACDIPEVIGTAFALNMLFKIPLWCGVLLTGLSTLMLLALQQYGVRKLEFLIAFLVFTIAACFFGELGYAKPVASEVLDGLFVPQLKGNGATGLAISLLGAMVMPHNLFLHSALVLSRKIPRSVRGIKEACRFYTIESAFALMVAFLINISVISVSGAVCNSTSLNPQDKASCQDLDLNKASFLLRNVLGSWSSKLFAIALLASGQSSTITGTYAGQYVMQGFLDLRLTPWVRNFLTRCLAIIPSLIVALIGGSAGAGKLIIIASMILSFELPFALVPLLKFTSSKTKMGQYANQTMVAAVTWIIGFLIMGINVYYLVTGFIKLLLNSPMKLGAKVVCGILGFSGMAVYLAGITYLVLRKNKEASHLLALTTAESQQSENGQGDASMCRREDIVSMQLPERTPVDLD; encoded by the exons ATGGCTTCGGCGTCCGGGCAGCCGCAGTTCATCGCGAGCACGGGGAATCGCAGCTTCTCCAATGCCCCGTTGATCCCGAACACCGAAGATCAGATCGTCGTGCCTGAT AGGAAGAGCTGGAAGAACCTATTTGCATATATGGGTCCAGGATTTCTCGTATCAATAGCTTATATTGATCCTGGAAACT TTGAAACGGATCTACAGGCTGGAGCCCAATACAAGTATGAG TTACTTTGGATCATTTTAGTGGCTTCTTGTGCTGCTCTAATTATTCAGTCTCTTGCAGCCAAACTAGGGGTCGTCACAG GGAAGCATCTAGCAGAACATTTCAGAATGGAATACCCGAAGGTGCCGAATTTCATATTATGGGTTCTCGCTGAAATTTCTATAGTTGCCTGTGACATTCCTGAAG TGATTGGAACCGCCTTCGCATTAAACATGCTCTTCAAAATTCCACTATGGTGTGGTGTTCTATTGACGGGGCTCAGCACATTGATGCTTCTAGCATTACAGCAGTATGGG GTCAGGAAACTTGAGTTCTTGATTGCTTTTCTCGTATTTACAATTGCGGCCTGCTTTTTTGGGGAGCTTGGCTATGCAAAACCAGTTGCTAGTGAAGTTCTCGATGGGCTTTTTGTTCCCCAACTAAAAGGAAATGGCGCCACAGGACTTGCGATATCATTGCTTGGGGCTATGGTTATGCC GCATAATCTGTTCCTCCATTCAGCATTGGTGCTTTCGCGGAAAATACCACGATCTGTTCGTGGCAtcaaa GAAGCTTGCAGGTTTTATACGATAGAAAGCGCCTTTGCTCTCATGGTGGCatttctcattaatatttcaGTAATATCCGTAAGTGGTGCAGTTTGCAACTCAACGAGCTTGAATCCACAAGATAAGGCTAGCTGCCAGGATTTGGACTTGAACAAAGCCTCCTTTTTGCTAAGA aatGTTTTAGGGAGTTGGAGTTCTAAACTCTTTGCAATTGCTTTGCTGGCATCGGGTCAGAGTTCTACCATAACAGGAACATATGCAGGGCAGTATGTAATGCAG GGCTTTCTAGATTTACGATTGACACCATGGGTTCGGAACTTTCTAACGAGATGCTTAGCAATAATTCCCAGTTTAATTGTTGCACTAATTGGTGGCTCTGCTGGAGCTGGAAAACTAATCATTATTGCATCG ATGATTTTATCATTTGAACTTCCTTTTGCTCTCGTTCCACTTCTGAAGTTCACCAGCAGCAAGACCAAGATGGGGCAATATGCAAACCAAACAATG GTAGCTGCAGTCACTTGGATAATTGGTTTTCTGATAATGGGCATAAACGTATATTACCTCGTGACTGGGTTCATTAAGTTGCTCCTTAATAGCCCTATGAAACTCGGGGCCAAGGTTGTCTGTGGAATTCTGGGCTTTTCAGGGATGGCCGTTTACTTGGCTGGAATCACATACTTGGTACTCCGCAAGAATAAGGAGGCTTCTCATCTTCTGGCATTGACAACAGCCGAAAGCCAGCAATCAGAAAATGGACAAGGGGATGCATCGATGTGCAGACGAGAAGATATAGTAAGCATGCAGTTGCCTGAAAGGACCCCAGTGGATCTTGACTAA